The Salmo salar chromosome ssa06, Ssal_v3.1, whole genome shotgun sequence genome window below encodes:
- the LOC106608248 gene encoding uncharacterized protein, giving the protein MSIMASKCCAVGLFLVLLFWDVHCYPYQQAYRMGQVYPRTSTLYGPLVKPSQSDTYTQYFLKHEPITSGSSLPGPVDSRSPIDGGSNLGSQCLAPLKTDASPYVIPQAPEQTGCRSAGLVYPSYLPLPPLCESSPSKFQAGDISHFESVYEHGNSQSEFEDQRFPLPEGAVEAGSIPAPLPATIARSKVIRPEPSQEDFEDNYSELFITGKFPAGTITNLKTKYEHGNDQWSAAGFVQYRPAPVQYRPAPVQYRPAPVQYRPASRTRFCANLDPAVSWLC; this is encoded by the exons ATGAGTATTATGGCTTCTAAGTGCTGTGCAGT GGGTCTGTTCCTggttttgctgttctgggatgtTCATTGCTATCCCTATCAACAAG CCTACAGGATGGGCCAAGTCTACCCAAGAACTTCAACTCTATATGGTCCACTTGTCAAACCCAGCCAAAGTGACACCTACACACAGTACTTCCTTAAACATGAACCCATTACTTCTGGTTCAAGCCTCCCTGGTCCTGTTGATTCTAGGAGTCCTATTGACGGGGGCTCCAATCTTGGTAGTCAGTGTTTAGCTCCCCTGAAGACTGATGCTTCCCCTTACGTCATTCCTCAGGCTCCTGAACAGACTGGATGTCGTTCTGCTGGACTAGTTTACCCTAGTTATCTTCCTTTACCTCCACTGTGTGAGTCTTCACCAAGTAAGTTCCAGGCAGGGGATATCTCTCACTTTGAGAGTGTTTATGAACATGGCAACAGTCAGAGTGAGTTCGAAGACCAACGGTTCCCACTTCCTGAGGGTGCAGTTGAGGCAGGTTCTATTCCAGCCCCACTCCCTGCTACTATAGCCCGGTCCAAAGTTATTAGACCAGAACCTAGCCAGGAAGATTTTGAGGATAATTATAGTGAGCTGTTCATCACTGGGAAGTTCCCTGCTGGCACCATCACCAATTTAAAAACCAAATATGAGCATGGAAATGACCAATGGAGCGCAGCTGGTTTTGTCCAGTACCGGCCTGCTCCGGTCCAGTACCGGCCTGCTCCGGTCCAGTACCGGCCTGCTCCGGTCCAGTACCGGCCTGCCAGTAGGACAAG GTTCTGTGCTAACCTGGATCCTGCTGTCTCATGGCTGTGTTGA